The stretch of DNA CCCGCTTACGTTGTTTATGGTGAAGGCATATTTATTGAATTTAACGAAACCTGCCTCTGTCAGTGGTTACAGAAATACGGCAATGAAATTTACTCCAGAATACAGCCCCTAGTAGACCGTTATCAAAAAATACAGGAGCAAAGGCATTTACGTAAACGCTCTATCACACCGCGATTCATCTTATTACACACATTTGCTCACTTGTTGATGAATAGGTTGACTTTTGAGTGTGGTTACAGTTCAGCAGCACTGAGAGAAAGGCTCTATGTCTCAGATAACCCTGATGCGCCAATGGCAGGAGTGCTGATTTACACTGCTGCTGGTGATTCCGAAGGCACAATGGGGGGACTTGTCAGAATGGGTAAACCTGGTAATTTTGAGCCGGTAGTGCGCTCTTTATTGGAGGCTGCTAGTTGGTGTTCTGCTGATCCTGTGTGTATGGAAGTTGGTGAAAGCGGAGGACAAGGGCCAGATTCATCTAACTTGGCAGCTTGCCACAGCTGCGCTTTAGTTCCTGAAACAGCTTGTGAAGAGTTCAATCGTTTTTTGGATCGAGGTGTGGTTGTTGGTGATATTAAGAATCGAAACATCGGATTTTTAACCCGGACTCCTTAAACTGATTTTTATCTCTTTTTTACTTGCTTATTTCAAAACTTTAGGCAAATCCAACATTCTCACCCCCACCGGAAACCGCCGCATCATCTCGGCCAACGCATCACCCAAGGCGCGTATACATAGTTTCCCCCGACATCGCAATCACAATTCGCTGCTTCCTAGCCCACTCAAACCAAACGCTTACAGTAGACTTAGCCTGCTGTACCTGTGGTTTCCTTCTCTCCTTGCAAGCCGCAACAAAAACAGCCTCCGGCGACTTGATGCCTTTCCAAGTCCGTATCGCCTCCTTCAAATAAGCGATGTCTTCGACAAGCCGCTATGCGTCTACGCACCCGGCACATTTTCCCAATACCGCTTGACCGTGCGCTGAATCTCTGCATTGAGCCGAAACTGCGGAGTGCAAGGTATTTCTTTTAACTTATGTTTTATGATTTTTAGGTAGTTCAGAACGTTTGAGTAAAGACGGTATTATCATAATTGTTTTTAAATGTCGTGTTTCAAACTAATTTGTAAGTAACCATCGTCATCTCCAATATTAAATTCATCAAGTTTCATTCCTAACCGTTCAACAGCTAGGTCAAATGCTTTCTTATTTGATGAATTAATACAAATCGATTTAGTCTTCCCTCTTACCATAATTTCTATATTTTTCGCTAAATTATCAGCTTTTGTATTAAGCTTTTTTATCCTCTCTTCTTCGCTTACTTGAACACTATGCGAGGAAGCAAGCGGTTTTAATTCTATCTTAGAATTATTTTGAACAGTTTCAGACTTATATATAAATGTATTAATACAACTGCCACAGATAAAATCTCCATCATCATAAATACCATCGGATAAATCAAAGGCTATTCCACAGTATTCACAGGTTGGCATAAATTTTAATTTTTAACTTATTTCGTGTTTAAATTGTAGCTCAGGTTATTATGTAATACATTGCCATAATAATATTACAGTAATTTTACGGTCGTCTAAAATCAAAAGCATTTACTAAAAAACGTATTTTCTCTGAAGTCTTATTCAAGATAATTAAAAGATGATTTTACTTAAGACCATTGGCGTGTATGGTTTTATATTTAATCAGGTAAGATACAATGGGATCTACTACACAAGAATATAAACTTAAGTTTATTACTACTGAACCAATTCACTTTCCTGGACAAAAAGCTGAACAAAAAGTTTGGGATACTGTTCGTTCTGCGTTTTATAACCGTGACAACTGTTTATGCTTTTGGACGTACCCTATATTCATTAAAGATAAACAATTATGCTATGAACCGGATATATTAATTGTTGACCAAGAATTTGGTGTAATTGTTATAGAAGTTAAAAATATTTTTATAAACCAAATTACATATATAAAAGGTTATGACTGGTTTACTGAAAAATTTTATAAGTCACCTATCAATGCTTATAGCCAAGCTAAAAATCAACTTCAACAATTAATTAATTATTGTAATCAACGCTCATTACTCAAACATAAAGTAAGGGCAAAAGCTTTAGTCGCTTTACCTTCAATTACTGAAAAGCAATGGATAGAAAGAGGATTTCATGAGCAAATGTCTTGTCCTCCTATTCTTTTTCAAGAACATTTAGCTAAAACTGATTTAGTCGAAATAATTATACAAAACGCAGGTCAAGTCCAAGGAGGAAAATTTTTAAAAGACGAAGAGTGGAATTTGCTACAAAAAATTGTTTGTAGTCCGATACCTCCTATTAAGCCAGATAAAAAAATAAGACCTAAACCAATAGCTCCACATGGTCAGGTAATTGAACAATTACAACAATGGGTAAGTTCCACAGATATTGAGCAAATTCATATCGGAATGTCAATTCCTCCTGGCCCTCAACGTATTCGAGGTATTGCTGGCTCTGGTAAAACTGTTTTGCTATGTCAAAAAGCAGCTTGGATGCACTGGTATCATCCAGATTGGGATATCGCTTTGGTGTTTTTTACTCGTAGCCTTTATGACCAAGCTGTTAGCCTAGTAAATCAATGGCTGAAGTTTTTTTCTAATGGTGAAGTTGAATACGAACCTGATAAATCAAGACTAAAAATACTACACGCTTGGGGAGAAGATAATCAACCAGGCTTATACTCGACTATTTGTGATCTACAAAATATCAATCTCATCCACAATCAACCTGTAATAGGTAGCCCCACCGAAAAATTAGCATATTTGTGCAAAAGAGTTTTGGCTGAATATGAAATCAAGCCAATATTTGATGCTATTTTAATTGATGAGGGACAGGATCTAGCATTAGATGAACAACAATTAAAGTTTGAAGATAAGCAATCAATTTACTGGCTGTCATGGCAAGCTCTTAGACCTGTTGCAGCTGATACTCCAGATGTTAAACGTTTAATTTGGGCATACGATGAAGCACAGAGTCTTGATGCTTTAAGTGTTCCAACCTCTAAAGAAATACTAGGCACAGAATTAAGTCAAATACTAGGAGGGAATGGAGGAGCTTGGTATGAAGGCGGTATCAGAAAAGCCTATGCTATGCGCCATTGCTACCGCACACCTGGGAATATTTTGACGGCTGCTCATGCAATTGGCATGGGATGGTTACGTCCAGAAGGAATGCTCACAGGAATTACCAATAAGAAAGATTGGGAACATATAGGCTATGAAGTTGAGGGCGACTTTCGGAAAATAGGTGAACAAATTACTATCAGCAGACCTCTAAAACATTCTCCAAACCCAGTACATTATTTTTGGAAAGGAGATTTATTAAAGTTTAATATTTATAATTCTTGCGAAGATGAACTTGAGGCACTCAGTCAAAAAATTCGTCAAAATATTAATGATGATGGATTGAAACCTAGCCGTGATATTTTAGTAATTGCGTTAGGTACTGAAGAAGAAAGCATTAATTTACAAAAACGAGCAGCACGTACTTTACAAAAGCATGGGATTAACTTTTATATCCCTAGTGCGCTTGATATCAATCAGTTTCCAGAAGAATTAAGTTCTCAAGACAAGCGACCAAATCAGTTTTGGAAAGAAGAAGCCGTTACAGTATCGCGTATTTATCGGGCTAAGGGAAATGAAGCTTATATGGTTTACCTGATAGGTTTTAACAATATTGCTAAAAATGAAAGCAGTGTCAGCCTTCGTAACCAGTTATTTGTTGCACTTACTCGCTCTAAAGCTTGGGTAAACTTGAGTGGAGTAGGCGAATACACGATGTGCGAAGAAGTAAGGCAAGTAATTAAAAACGGTAGTAGTTTCAGCTTCACTTATAAAAAACCACTTGCACGAATTATAGGCGAAGAAATATTGACATAGTAATCCCTACCCCTCCCATCTCACCAACAGCCCATCTGCTGCGACCAAACCCCAATGCTGACACTTCGCCACTAATTTCTTAATCACAATCCGCAAAGCAGGGTCATCCGCCCAGCATTCCATCAAAAAATCATCCCCTGGATTTTCGCGCCATTGTTCAGCCATCTTGAGCTTTTCCATTCTCCAAGGCCGCACCCTCGATCTCTCAACAACAGCCTCATACGACCATTTTTCGGGATCGGAGTCAGCCGTTACAGCACAAACACCTTCATGATGGGCTTTTGGTTCCTGTGCTGGCAAATTCGACATAGCAGGGGCGGCGGAAAATGTGTCTTCATGACTAATTTCCGGCTCATCACTCAATTCCTGGTTCTTTTCCACCAACGTTCGCGTAGCGTCTCGAAGAGAAGCAGACAGGCTTGGTTGAGCTTGGTTTTGGGACTGACTGAGATTTTCAGGATTTGAATCGGCAGGGGCGGCGGAAACCTTGTCTTCATGATGGGTTCCTGGTTCATCACCCAAATTTTGGTTCTTCACCACCAACGAAGCAGACTGGCTCGGCACAGCTTCTACAAGCGTCAGCGTCGTGCAGTCCGTTACCGCAGGTAATTCTTCTTTCTTTTCTTCCACGCCCTCAAAGGTCTGAGGTGACGCATCCCCCAAGGATGCGATCGCCGTCTCATCAACACGCAAGTTTTCATTTTGCGTGGAAGAAACACACCTCACAAACTCTTCAGTAGAGTTTGTGAGGTGTTCCTGAATAGTTCGTGAGGGTTTGTAGAACCCTTGCTCTGATTGAGTTTTGTCTGAGATAGACGCTTTATTTAAACAACGCATTTCTTCAGAGCCAGCATTTACCTCTGCATTCTTAGCATTTGATTCTTGTTTTGTAGAATTTGGTTCCTCAGCGTTGGCTTTCTCCCAGAACTCTTTCATACGACTGCCATGCAAATTCCGCACCATCCAGCCAACTGTCTCGCGTCCGTCCTGTATCGACTTGTCCGGCTTAAAAATGAATAGCCCACTTTTAGAGAGAATTTTCTTTGCACAGATAAAACTGCTGTAGCCCAAAGCTGTAGACAAGGGCATCCACCGGGAACCATACGGGTCTGATGTCCAACATTCCTGCCACAGTTGATTAACTGACGGTTTTTGCTGTGAAGCCCAAAGCATATCTTCAATAGGGATGATTACGTGAAGTCGCTTGTATTGAGATTGTGGTTTCTCCTTAGTAGGCTTTTTGGTGGGTTTTGTAATGGTTGCTGTCATTTTACAATCTCCTAAGTATTGGCGCACGATAATCTCACCCAACGCTCACGCTGGGTTTTGAGCATTCGGAAAAGCTGGTCTAAAAAATTACAATGTACGGGTTACAAAAGCCGCAACTCATCTTTGAAATAGCGGTCAGTCTTCTTGGGCTTGTCTTTCCAATGCTGCCAAGCTACCCAAACCTCATCCCCCATGTCTTCAATAACTTCACCTTTGGCCGCATACAACGCAAAATAAGGATCAGCATGGGCAACAATAGAACCAAGCTCAATAATCAATTCGCAATTAGAAGAGTTGGAGTTAGCAGGGGTTTCGTCAGGAACAAATGGTTCCGTAATCTTGGAGGATTCAGCTATCTCAAGGGCAGCGATTAACTCCGTTTCTTCTGTGGTTAATTCCGCCCAGTAGTCAGCTTTGATAACCTCGTACTCTGTAGCCACTTCTAAATAGTCCCACCAACTACACCCAGGCTTGGACAGCACCGCCCGAATGTCACTAACAGCCTGTGGAAGTAGCTGCAATTGCTCTGCCCGATATGTGATCGCCTGTGGTGTTGGTTCACTGCCCAGAATTAACGCCGCAGCTTGCAGTGCTTGGATATTATTCATAGCAGAGGCTAAATTCCCCAAAGCAATGCCCATCAGTCGCAAGCACTCTTGGGCGTTCTCCTTGGGTGGTTCAATAGCCAGTGATCGCAGATCAATAGTCTTGTCTAACGCTTGCTTAACTTGTTTGTTGAGAGCCTTAGTTGCCTGTTTGGTGAGAGTATTGACTCGTTCTTGAGCCGGACGTTCTTGTACAGCGTGTTCCAATTCCTGAATACGTTTTTGTAGTCGTTGGTTCTCAAGCTCTAGCTGCCTTAGTCCTTCCAACTCGTACAACCGTTGTTGCAACTGGATGTTCTCTTGCTTCTGTTGCTGAAACAGGTTTTGTAACCCGGTCAGTTGTTCTTGAACTTGCTGCTGGGCTTGGGCTGTAGCTTCTGAGAGCAAGCCAATTCTCAAGTCCTGCTCTAACCGTTCCAGTTCTTGCTGGTGCTGCTGCTTCAGTTGAGCGATCGCTTCGGCGTATTCTTTAGGGTAAGTTCGCTCGGTGGTACATGGCTCGATTGCCTCATTACTCAAAGGAGACAAATCAGCATTGTTAATCAGTTCCTTGCCGTCTGCGAAAGTGACAATCTGCTGCCAGTTGTTCGGTGCATCTGCCTCTATGGTTCCTTCCTCAGCATAACGGGGATGTGCTGGTGAGGTAACTTTTACTGTGTTAGTTTTAGGAACCACTGGTTCCTGAGTTTGTTGAAATATTGGTTCTTCAGTTTTAGGAACCAATGGTTCCTGAGTTTTTTGGCGCGGAGGCCGAGGAACCACTTTGTTTGCAGCTGCGGTAAAGTCTGATTCACTGGGGGTAGGGTTTTCTTGCAGTGCGATCGCAACGGCTTGTTTCAGTTTCTCTGGTTCCTTGACCAAACGCACTAACGAACGGGCTTGACGCTCATTTTTGATGTGTTCGCCTAACTCATCGGCTGTGTCTTTAACTTTTTTGGCTCCCAGCAGTTGATTGATGCGTCGGTATCCACCCCAAGCGGATAATTCAGCTTGGCAGTATTCCTCAAAAGATTTGTATCCGGCTTCACGATACAGTTGTTGTTCCCTCATCTGGAGAATTTCATCAACTGCTTGCCACTCGAAGCGGTCAATAGCAGTGAAGGTTTCTTTGATGCTGGTGTTGAGAATTTTATAGCTGGGTGCTGATGTTGTTTCACGGTCTAGTGTCAGCATAATTATTGCCCACTATTGGTAAATGCACGAAAACAGTTGGGGTCGCAATTTGCCAAAGTGAGCATCTAGCCTGATTTTAGACCATGCCAAAATTGTGTCAGCATAATAATTAGCTCACTTTTTTGAATAGATTGAGCGAAGCGATCGCAGTGCTTTCCGGCGGGCGATCGCTTTCAATTTGAGCGGATACTTTTAGTATCCACTGCTGTTAATATAGCACTGAGAGTATCTAAATGGGGCAAAAAATTATGCTGATTTTGGCATCAGCCGCACCGTATGTTAGTTGGGGAGAAGGAAGAGCAAAGCTATTGAAAGCTTTACTCAAAGCAAAATTTGGTACAGAGATTTCTTCGTATCAAGTCCACAAAATTTTAGTAGATGCCGAGTTAGAAGGAATATCTATTGCTTATACTAAAAAGCTTCTAGGCGATAGTGGTAAAAATAATATTGCTCAAACAGTAGCTTTAGAAAAAGTAATAAAGATGTGTAAAGTATTAGAAATACCAGTAGATGAGTTAGTACCTTTATTTGAAATAGAAGCACCAACGAATTTTATAGATCCGCTTGACTTAGATACTAGTAGTAGCTAAAATAGAAGTACAAAAACAAAGACGACCGCCTGCCTGAGAAACATTGCGATCGCCTTTTACCCTTTGATAAGGACTTCTATTATGCCTTACACAATATATAGACAGCAAGCAGTAGATGAGCAAACCCTAGCTCAAACAGAACTCAATCAGTACATTGCTGACCAAGCCCAGACAATCGCACCAGAAGAATTTACCAGCATTGAAATCGACCTCTACCATCATGAGATTTACGCCAACGGT from Nostoc sp. HK-01 encodes:
- a CDS encoding pentapeptide repeat protein produces the protein MGSTTQEYKLKFITTEPIHFPGQKAEQKVWDTVRSAFYNRDNCLCFWTYPIFIKDKQLCYEPDILIVDQEFGVIVIEVKNIFINQITYIKGYDWFTEKFYKSPINAYSQAKNQLQQLINYCNQRSLLKHKVRAKALVALPSITEKQWIERGFHEQMSCPPILFQEHLAKTDLVEIIIQNAGQVQGGKFLKDEEWNLLQKIVCSPIPPIKPDKKIRPKPIAPHGQVIEQLQQWVSSTDIEQIHIGMSIPPGPQRIRGIAGSGKTVLLCQKAAWMHWYHPDWDIALVFFTRSLYDQAVSLVNQWLKFFSNGEVEYEPDKSRLKILHAWGEDNQPGLYSTICDLQNINLIHNQPVIGSPTEKLAYLCKRVLAEYEIKPIFDAILIDEGQDLALDEQQLKFEDKQSIYWLSWQALRPVAADTPDVKRLIWAYDEAQSLDALSVPTSKEILGTELSQILGGNGGAWYEGGIRKAYAMRHCYRTPGNILTAAHAIGMGWLRPEGMLTGITNKKDWEHIGYEVEGDFRKIGEQITISRPLKHSPNPVHYFWKGDLLKFNIYNSCEDELEALSQKIRQNINDDGLKPSRDILVIALGTEEESINLQKRAARTLQKHGINFYIPSALDINQFPEELSSQDKRPNQFWKEEAVTVSRIYRAKGNEAYMVYLIGFNNIAKNESSVSLRNQLFVALTRSKAWVNLSGVGEYTMCEEVRQVIKNGSSFSFTYKKPLARIIGEEILT